Proteins encoded by one window of Burkholderia plantarii:
- a CDS encoding PhoX family protein, with amino-acid sequence MTAPTQLSRRHALRLLVGAPMLPLGGLALPALLTGCGNDDDSGPPAGGSTGGGTGTAPAASFAAATFVSMPAPTLANPAAMATTTVGSTLSVSFTDGSTHDYRLAYRPFFTTGDPVPDGNGGTLLAGGYYDIANRPIVDRSKAGSERQFFSDCPDGSSLLTLANANVAGVKGKPVFAVVQFEYTTRNQNGDSTYGRLPSPIAVLTLDQDPATGALTLVKYHNVDTSAAHGLWITCGASLSPWNTHLSSEEYEPDATQAATDAQFLAFSQNTFGNTATANPYHYGHLPEVTVNPDGTGTIRKHYCLGRISHELIQVMPDQRTVMMGDDATNGGLFMFIADQPADLSAGTLYVAKWNQTSSAGAGAATLTWLRIGHATSAEIEALANTLKASDIMDLATTDPADASYTAIHYGGKFNWIRIKPGMEQAAAFLETHRYAALIGASMGFTKLEGTTVDTRDKVVYTAMSRIETSMVKGNAVSRDVAVDRRIASGAVYALNLKGGQRDTSGTAIDSDWVPVDMSAPAALVGEDLATADALGNTANADRIANPDNLKFSQKLRTLFIGEDSGMHVNNFLWAYQVDTKTLSRVLSCPSGAESTGLHAVDEIHGWTYIMSNFQHVGDWESPLHDKVKATLDPLVRTQYKDRFGASVGYLTAESAAIRLA; translated from the coding sequence ATGACCGCGCCGACCCAACTTTCCCGCCGCCACGCGCTGAGACTCCTCGTCGGCGCCCCGATGCTGCCGCTCGGCGGCCTCGCCCTGCCCGCGCTGCTGACCGGCTGCGGCAACGACGACGATAGCGGCCCGCCCGCCGGTGGAAGCACCGGCGGCGGCACCGGCACCGCGCCCGCGGCCAGCTTCGCGGCCGCGACATTCGTCTCGATGCCGGCGCCGACGCTCGCCAACCCGGCCGCGATGGCCACCACCACGGTCGGCTCGACGCTGTCGGTCTCGTTCACCGACGGCAGCACGCACGACTACCGGCTCGCCTACCGGCCGTTCTTCACGACCGGCGACCCGGTGCCGGACGGCAACGGCGGCACGCTGCTCGCGGGCGGCTACTACGACATCGCCAACCGGCCGATCGTCGATCGCTCGAAGGCCGGCAGCGAACGCCAGTTCTTCTCGGACTGCCCGGACGGCAGCTCGCTGCTCACGCTCGCCAACGCGAACGTGGCGGGCGTGAAAGGCAAACCGGTATTCGCGGTGGTGCAGTTCGAATACACCACGCGCAACCAGAACGGCGATTCGACCTACGGCCGGCTGCCCTCGCCGATCGCGGTGCTCACGCTCGACCAGGATCCGGCCACCGGCGCGCTCACGCTCGTCAAGTATCACAACGTCGACACCTCGGCGGCGCACGGCCTCTGGATCACCTGCGGCGCGAGCCTGTCGCCCTGGAACACGCACCTATCGAGCGAGGAATACGAGCCGGACGCGACCCAGGCCGCCACCGACGCGCAGTTCCTCGCGTTCAGCCAGAACACGTTCGGCAACACGGCCACGGCGAATCCCTACCACTACGGCCACCTGCCCGAAGTGACGGTCAATCCCGACGGCACCGGCACGATCCGCAAGCACTACTGTCTCGGCCGGATCTCGCACGAGCTGATCCAGGTGATGCCGGACCAGCGCACCGTGATGATGGGCGACGACGCGACCAACGGCGGCCTGTTCATGTTCATCGCCGACCAGCCGGCGGACCTGTCGGCCGGCACGCTGTACGTGGCGAAGTGGAACCAGACCTCGTCGGCCGGCGCCGGCGCCGCGACGCTGACGTGGCTGCGCATCGGCCATGCCACCAGCGCCGAGATCGAGGCGCTCGCCAACACGCTGAAGGCATCGGACATCATGGACCTCGCCACCACCGACCCGGCCGACGCGTCCTACACGGCGATCCACTACGGCGGCAAGTTCAACTGGATTCGCATCAAGCCGGGCATGGAGCAGGCCGCGGCGTTCCTCGAGACCCATCGTTACGCGGCGCTGATCGGCGCCAGCATGGGCTTCACGAAGCTCGAGGGCACGACGGTGGATACGCGCGACAAGGTGGTCTACACGGCGATGTCGCGGATCGAGACCTCGATGGTCAAGGGCAACGCGGTGTCGCGCGACGTGGCGGTGGATCGCAGGATTGCGTCCGGCGCCGTCTACGCGCTGAACCTGAAGGGCGGCCAGCGCGATACCTCGGGCACGGCGATCGACAGCGACTGGGTGCCGGTGGACATGAGCGCGCCGGCCGCGCTGGTGGGCGAGGATCTCGCCACGGCCGACGCGCTCGGCAACACGGCGAACGCGGACCGGATCGCGAACCCGGACAACCTGAAGTTCTCGCAGAAGCTGCGCACGCTGTTCATCGGCGAGGACTCCGGCATGCACGTGAACAACTTCCTGTGGGCCTACCAGGTCGATACGAAGACGCTGTCGCGCGTGCTGTCCTGCCCGTCCGGCGCCGAATCGACCGGCCTGCACGCGGTGGATGAAATCCATGGCTGGACTTACATCATGAGCAACTTTCAGCATGTCGGCGATTGGGAATCGCCGCTTCACGACAAGGTGAAAGCGACGCTCGATCCGCTGGTGAGAACCCAATACAAGGATCGTTTCGGCGCGAGCGTGGGTTATCTGACCGCCGAATCCGCCGCCATTCGCCTCGCTTGA
- a CDS encoding IclR family transcriptional regulator → MSILNNAAAASRDRESSTDEISALARGLAVLRRIAAADAPVSNRELTELTGIPKPTVSRITATLVGAGFLFRLPDSERFVLTASVLELSNGFLRNFDIRARSRPFLSELAERTSLSVHLAVRDRLDMVAIDVIRPRSAVLVTRLEIGSRMDIARTAVGRAYLAALDEDERRELLGALQAAHGDDWPLVVARLNAALEDTLRNGYSLAIGEWRDGLNAIAAGFVGPSGQRYAVNCGGAAQQYPAEWLLETAVPAMQECIASITREIGGEIPPRDAR, encoded by the coding sequence GTGTCGATATTGAATAACGCAGCTGCCGCTTCACGGGATCGGGAATCGTCCACGGACGAGATTTCGGCACTCGCCAGAGGGCTCGCGGTACTGCGCCGGATCGCGGCCGCGGACGCTCCGGTCAGCAACCGGGAACTGACAGAATTGACAGGCATCCCGAAACCAACCGTTTCGCGCATCACCGCGACGCTGGTCGGCGCCGGTTTCCTGTTCCGGCTGCCCGACAGCGAACGCTTCGTGCTGACCGCCTCGGTGCTCGAACTGAGCAACGGCTTCCTGCGCAATTTCGACATCCGCGCCCGCTCGCGGCCGTTCCTGAGCGAGCTGGCCGAGCGCACCTCGCTGTCGGTCCATCTCGCCGTGCGCGACCGGCTCGACATGGTCGCGATCGACGTGATCCGGCCGCGCTCGGCGGTGCTCGTCACGCGGCTCGAGATCGGCTCGCGGATGGACATCGCACGCACCGCCGTCGGCCGCGCCTATCTGGCCGCGCTCGACGAAGACGAACGCCGCGAGCTGCTCGGCGCGCTGCAGGCGGCCCACGGCGACGACTGGCCGCTCGTGGTGGCACGGCTCAACGCCGCCCTGGAGGATACGCTGCGCAACGGCTATTCGCTCGCGATCGGCGAATGGCGCGACGGGCTCAACGCGATCGCGGCCGGCTTCGTCGGTCCGTCGGGCCAGCGCTACGCCGTCAATTGCGGCGGCGCCGCGCAACAGTATCCGGCCGAATGGCTGCTCGAGACCGCCGTGCCCGCCATGCAGGAGTGCATCGCCAGCATCACGCGCGAGATCGGCGGCGAGATCCCGCCGCGCGACGCGCGCTGA
- a CDS encoding MdtA/MuxA family multidrug efflux RND transporter periplasmic adaptor subunit, with protein MNNQEPQTPRSPAPAPQDPPPRHRRRPVVIGVVAVVVIGAALLWWHPWKPSAAPASDQAAGQAGGRRHGGPAAFANQPQPVQVATATRGEMPIVLSALGTVTPLANVTVKTQLSGYLQSVNFTEGQMVKKGDVLAQIDPRPYQVALETAEGTLARDQALLATARLDLKRYQTLVSQDSIAQQTADTQASLVKQYEGTVKTDQASIDSAKLNLTYARVTAPVSGRVGLRQVDPGNYVTPGDTNGLVVITQLQPMSVIFTTSEDNLPPILKQVNAGRTLSVTAYNRNNTVPLETGSLETLDNQIDTTTGTLKLRAIFANQGNALFPNQFVNTRLLVDTLRDAVIVPTAAVQTGSIGQFVYIVKPDNTVTVRKVKPGPVDGERTSIAQGVQVGERVVTDGVDRLREGAKITIPAAHPAGASGASGAAAASAASGASRAHAGSGAHGHRHHGASQSAAQ; from the coding sequence ATGAATAATCAGGAACCGCAAACGCCTCGCTCCCCCGCCCCCGCGCCCCAGGACCCGCCACCGCGCCATCGCCGCCGGCCGGTCGTGATCGGCGTGGTTGCCGTCGTCGTGATCGGCGCGGCGCTGCTCTGGTGGCACCCGTGGAAGCCGTCCGCCGCGCCGGCCAGCGATCAGGCCGCGGGCCAGGCGGGCGGCCGCCGCCATGGCGGCCCGGCCGCGTTCGCGAACCAGCCGCAGCCGGTGCAGGTCGCCACCGCCACGCGCGGCGAGATGCCGATCGTGCTGTCCGCGCTCGGCACCGTCACGCCGCTCGCCAACGTGACGGTCAAGACCCAGCTGTCCGGCTACCTGCAATCGGTGAACTTCACCGAAGGCCAGATGGTGAAAAAGGGCGACGTGCTGGCCCAGATCGATCCGCGCCCGTATCAGGTCGCGCTCGAAACCGCCGAAGGCACGCTCGCGCGCGACCAGGCGCTGCTCGCCACCGCGCGCCTGGACCTGAAGCGCTACCAGACGCTGGTCTCGCAGGACTCGATCGCCCAGCAGACGGCCGACACCCAGGCCTCGCTCGTCAAGCAGTACGAAGGCACCGTCAAGACCGACCAGGCCTCGATCGATTCGGCCAAGCTGAACCTGACCTACGCGCGCGTGACGGCGCCCGTCTCGGGCCGCGTCGGCCTGCGCCAGGTCGATCCCGGCAACTACGTGACGCCCGGCGACACCAACGGCCTGGTGGTGATCACGCAACTGCAGCCGATGAGCGTGATCTTCACCACCTCGGAAGACAACCTGCCGCCGATCCTCAAGCAGGTGAACGCGGGCCGGACGCTGTCGGTCACGGCCTACAACCGCAACAACACGGTGCCGCTCGAAACCGGCTCGCTGGAAACCCTCGACAACCAGATCGACACCACCACCGGCACCTTGAAGCTGCGCGCGATCTTCGCCAACCAGGGCAACGCGCTGTTCCCGAACCAGTTCGTCAACACCCGGCTGCTGGTCGACACGCTGCGCGACGCGGTGATCGTGCCGACCGCCGCGGTGCAGACCGGCTCGATCGGCCAGTTCGTCTACATCGTCAAGCCCGACAACACGGTCACGGTACGCAAGGTCAAGCCCGGCCCGGTCGACGGCGAGCGCACCAGCATCGCGCAGGGCGTGCAGGTGGGCGAGCGCGTCGTCACCGACGGCGTGGATCGCCTGCGCGAAGGCGCGAAGATCACGATCCCGGCCGCTCATCCGGCCGGCGCCTCCGGCGCATCGGGCGCCGCGGCGGCCTCGGCCGCGTCCGGCGCCTCGCGGGCGCACGCCGGCTCCGGCGCCCACGGCCATCGCCATCACGGCGCGTCCCAATCCGCCGCGCAATGA